Proteins encoded within one genomic window of Ursus arctos isolate Adak ecotype North America unplaced genomic scaffold, UrsArc2.0 scaffold_9, whole genome shotgun sequence:
- the UBE2K gene encoding ubiquitin-conjugating enzyme E2 K isoform X4: MTLRTVLLSLQALLAAAEPDDPQDAVVANQYKQNPEMFKQTARLWAHVYAGAPVSSPEYTKKIENLCAMGFDRNAVIVALSSKSWDVETATELLLSN; encoded by the exons ATGACTCTCCGCACGGTATTATTGTCATTGCAAGCCCTATTGGCAGCTGCAGAACCAGATGATCCACAAGATGCAGTAGTAGCAAATCAG TACAAACAAAATCCCGAAATGTTCAAACAGACAGCTCGACTTTGGGCACATGTGTATGCTGGAGCACCAGTTTCTAGTCCAGAATacaccaaaaaaatagaaaacctatGTGCTATGGGCTTTGATAGG AATGCGGTAATAGTGGCCTTGTCTTCAAAATCATGGGATGTAGAGACTGCAACAGAATTGCTTCTGAGtaactga